ATCTTCGTACTAAAAAAAACTAGCTTTTGCTAGTTTGAATTTGAATCATAATAGTGAGATGATGCCCTCAATAAATGAAGAGCATCACATTAATAATCTTGAAAAAATTAGTATAGGAACTTTATAATTAATTAGATATATTTTCTAAGCAAATACAGTATGTTTCACAATCCATTTTTTCACTGTTAATCTAGCCCAAAAACTGTATATACCTAACGTTATAATACTTAATAAAAATATTTTTATCCATATTCCAAATAAACCCATTGCAGTACCTGTAAACTTCAATCTATGACCATTTATAATGGTATGTTCTATATACCATCTTTCGCATCTGCATATAGCCCAAGGAGAACATATGCCTAATGTACAAATTATTATTATTGCTCCTACTAAATGAACACCTAAAAGTCCTAATAAACCACCGTCAAATTGACTTTCTGAGACACCTTGAGCTATGTTAATATTAATATTATTACTTGTTACTGTTTCCATATTATCACACTC
This window of the Abyssisolibacter fermentans genome carries:
- a CDS encoding DUF898 family protein — encoded protein: METVTSNNININIAQGVSESQFDGGLLGLLGVHLVGAIIIICTLGICSPWAICRCERWYIEHTIINGHRLKFTGTAMGLFGIWIKIFLLSIITLGIYSFWARLTVKKWIVKHTVFA